A genome region from Bradyrhizobium commune includes the following:
- a CDS encoding RNA pyrophosphohydrolase, whose translation MMNEKPYRPNVGIALFNADGRVLIGHRFKGDGPEIILPGFDWQMPQGGVDEGEVLRDAAMRELWEETSVVSADYLGETDWLTYEFPPYDGPQTHRLAKFRGQRQKWFALRFTGRDDEIDPLTPRNDQPAEFDAWRWERLDRVADLVVPFRREVYRAVAERFAPFAN comes from the coding sequence GTGATGAATGAAAAACCCTACCGTCCCAATGTCGGGATCGCGCTGTTCAATGCCGATGGCCGCGTGCTGATCGGCCACCGCTTCAAGGGCGACGGCCCCGAGATCATCCTGCCCGGCTTCGACTGGCAGATGCCGCAAGGCGGCGTCGACGAGGGCGAGGTCTTGCGCGATGCGGCGATGCGCGAGCTGTGGGAAGAGACCAGCGTCGTCAGCGCCGACTATCTCGGCGAGACCGATTGGCTCACTTACGAATTCCCGCCTTATGACGGACCGCAGACGCATCGGCTGGCGAAATTCCGCGGCCAGCGGCAGAAATGGTTCGCGCTGCGCTTCACCGGCCGTGACGACGAGATCGATCCGCTGACGCCGCGCAACGACCAGCCCGCCGAGTTCGATGCCTGGCGCTGGGAGCGCCTCGACCGTGTCGCCGATCTCGTGGTGCCATTCCGCCGCGAGGTCTATCGCGCGGTGGCCGAGCGGTTCGCGCCCTTCGCAAACTAA
- a CDS encoding RNA pyrophosphohydrolase has translation MARYEDLPYRTCVGVMLINPKGLVFIGRRAGGIEHVDESHVWQMPQGGVDPGEDTWDAARRELYEETSVRSVERLGEVPDWLIYDIPRTVAGRAWKGRFRGQRQKWFAVRFTGKDSEINVENPGGGHKAEFVSWRWEPMKNLPELIIPFKRPVYERVVKEFAALADD, from the coding sequence ATGGCGCGTTATGAGGATCTGCCCTACCGAACCTGCGTCGGAGTGATGCTGATCAACCCGAAGGGCCTGGTGTTCATCGGCCGCCGCGCCGGCGGCATCGAGCATGTCGATGAGAGCCATGTCTGGCAGATGCCGCAAGGCGGCGTCGATCCCGGCGAGGACACCTGGGACGCCGCCAGGCGCGAGCTCTATGAGGAGACCAGCGTGCGCTCGGTCGAGCGGCTCGGCGAGGTGCCGGACTGGCTGATCTACGACATTCCGCGCACGGTCGCGGGGCGCGCCTGGAAGGGCCGCTTCCGCGGCCAGCGCCAAAAATGGTTCGCGGTGCGCTTCACCGGCAAGGACAGCGAGATCAATGTCGAAAACCCCGGCGGCGGCCACAAGGCGGAATTCGTCAGCTGGCGCTGGGAGCCGATGAAGAACCTCCCCGAATTGATCATCCCGTTCAAGCGCCCGGTCTATGAGCGCGTGGTGAAGGAATTTGCCGCGCTTGCGGATGACTAA
- a CDS encoding EAL domain-containing protein yields the protein MQALSQAASRIPVSWGIVAFVVVACAGVMGIEASHIVSKRADILAEGRKDTANLASSLVQHAELTFRSADRLLIGTVERLEHDDLGIEAKQRLKAWFVKYANNSEQFVSFSVIDSQGVMVVNSVAENPSANFSDSDYFVYHQSHSDQNMRVGSPLRESAAGGWFIPVTRRFNRPDGTFGGVAVAAINSSYFQDFYSHFDIGKNGAILLASADAKLLVRRPFVESNVGRDMSKSGVFQLLKSSPVGSAEIAASTDGARRINSYELGKPVPLLVAVAKDKDEMLAPWREDAFRRVVEGGVILLLISVLGVLVWRITSRLAASATMLGKANSRFDVVISNMKQGLCLFDADQRIILSNLCFAEIYQLSLDQVKPGTTLSEILEFRRQKGTNQVVSDEGALEANVKKENEIQELADGRFVAVNRRLMPEGGWLSVHEDITERIRAERRVVESEARYRLLADNSSDMVFQLDRDLKRRYVSPACRELLGFEPEEMIGVKPVTMAHPDDQERVTLAFEELLSGAVDRNSVVNRIRHRDGSWIWVEARLSALKDSGTDNVVGVIGALRDISERKAAEDELFQQAVEITRVNQQFEAALENMSQGLCLFDADQKVIVSNAQFATIYRLEPDQVKPGTTREQLVLFRREKGTQYLEAAGDSQNRDVKEGDRIEELVDGRFVAITNRPMSGGGWLTVQEDVTERKTFNDRIAFLAHHDQLTGLVNRARFAERLDEAAKRCVRHGTHFTVLLLDLDRFKNVNDTLGHPAGDELLIQVAKRLTSSLRDTDVLARLGGDEFAIIQESERDQREGAMGLALRIIDIIAEPFDLNGNQANIGTSIGIAFAPECGLDAQTLLKNADLALYEAKSEGRNDYRLFKPEMAESSDGQKVLERELREAIEKDEFELFYQPVVDAKNGSICGAEALVRWRHPRRGLMSPDLFIPLAESTGLMMPLGGWILQRACTDAASWPSHVKIAVNISAVQFNNANIFDVVLCALVESGLPPDRLELEITETMLLKNEQACLLSIRQLKNLGIAIVLDDFGIGYSASSYLTRIPFDKIKIDKSFVQGFPDRRECAAIVHSILALARGLDMTITAEGVEQQAQFEALQAAGIDLVQGYLFGRPVPLHRLDLNGGFRKSVA from the coding sequence ATGCAAGCTCTTTCTCAGGCTGCTTCCCGGATCCCCGTCAGCTGGGGCATCGTGGCGTTCGTGGTCGTCGCATGCGCCGGTGTGATGGGAATCGAGGCTTCCCATATCGTCAGCAAGCGGGCCGACATACTGGCCGAAGGCCGAAAAGACACCGCCAACCTCGCCAGTTCTCTGGTCCAGCACGCCGAGCTGACCTTTCGCTCCGCTGACCGGCTATTGATCGGGACCGTGGAGAGGTTGGAGCACGACGATCTCGGGATTGAAGCCAAGCAGCGGCTGAAAGCCTGGTTTGTAAAGTACGCCAACAATTCCGAGCAGTTCGTCAGTTTCTCCGTCATCGACAGTCAAGGGGTGATGGTCGTCAACTCGGTCGCCGAGAATCCGTCAGCGAATTTTTCAGACAGCGATTATTTTGTTTACCATCAGAGCCACAGCGACCAGAACATGCGGGTAGGCAGCCCGTTGCGCGAAAGTGCTGCCGGCGGTTGGTTCATACCAGTGACGCGCCGGTTCAATCGACCGGACGGCACTTTTGGCGGCGTGGCCGTCGCCGCAATCAATTCGAGCTATTTTCAGGACTTCTACAGCCATTTCGACATCGGCAAAAACGGTGCGATCCTGCTCGCCTCCGCGGACGCGAAGCTTCTGGTACGTCGGCCCTTCGTCGAGTCCAATGTTGGACGCGACATGTCCAAGAGCGGGGTATTCCAGCTCCTGAAATCGTCACCCGTCGGAAGCGCCGAGATCGCCGCGTCGACCGACGGCGCGCGGCGTATCAACAGCTACGAACTCGGGAAGCCGGTTCCCCTGCTGGTTGCGGTCGCCAAAGACAAGGACGAAATGCTGGCACCGTGGCGAGAGGATGCTTTTCGCCGGGTCGTTGAAGGCGGTGTCATTCTCCTTCTGATTTCGGTCCTGGGCGTGCTGGTATGGCGGATCACCAGTCGCCTGGCAGCAAGCGCAACCATGCTGGGCAAAGCCAATTCCCGATTCGACGTCGTCATCAGCAACATGAAGCAAGGGCTTTGCCTGTTCGACGCCGACCAGAGGATCATCTTATCCAATCTTTGTTTTGCCGAGATATATCAGCTCAGTCTCGACCAGGTGAAGCCCGGCACGACGCTGAGCGAGATCCTCGAATTCCGGCGGCAGAAGGGTACCAATCAGGTGGTATCGGACGAGGGCGCCCTGGAAGCGAACGTCAAAAAGGAAAATGAGATACAGGAGCTCGCTGATGGGCGCTTTGTCGCGGTCAATCGTCGACTCATGCCCGAGGGCGGCTGGCTGAGTGTGCACGAAGATATCACCGAGCGTATCAGGGCAGAAAGGCGCGTCGTAGAAAGTGAAGCCCGCTACCGGCTGCTCGCCGACAACAGCTCCGATATGGTCTTCCAACTGGACCGCGATCTGAAACGCCGCTACGTCTCGCCCGCCTGCCGCGAATTGTTGGGTTTTGAGCCTGAGGAAATGATCGGGGTAAAGCCCGTGACCATGGCCCATCCTGACGATCAGGAACGCGTGACGCTCGCATTTGAGGAGCTTCTCAGCGGCGCAGTCGATCGAAATTCGGTCGTCAACCGCATCCGCCATCGCGATGGAAGCTGGATCTGGGTTGAGGCCCGGCTGAGCGCACTGAAAGATTCCGGAACAGACAACGTCGTCGGGGTTATCGGCGCATTGCGCGACATCTCGGAGCGCAAGGCCGCCGAAGACGAGCTATTCCAGCAAGCCGTGGAGATCACTCGCGTCAACCAGCAATTTGAAGCGGCCCTGGAGAATATGTCGCAGGGGCTTTGCCTGTTTGATGCGGACCAGAAGGTAATCGTCTCCAACGCTCAATTTGCGACAATATACCGGCTCGAGCCGGACCAGGTGAAGCCCGGGACCACGCGAGAGCAACTTGTCCTGTTCAGGCGCGAAAAGGGTACGCAATATTTGGAGGCCGCTGGCGACAGCCAGAACCGGGATGTCAAGGAAGGTGACCGCATCGAGGAGCTGGTTGATGGACGCTTCGTCGCGATCACCAATCGTCCGATGTCCGGTGGCGGCTGGCTGACCGTCCAGGAGGACGTTACCGAGCGCAAGACATTCAACGATCGCATTGCCTTTCTCGCGCATCATGACCAGCTCACCGGCCTCGTCAATCGCGCCCGCTTCGCAGAAAGGCTCGACGAAGCCGCCAAGCGCTGCGTCCGTCACGGCACGCATTTCACCGTCCTGCTGCTCGATCTCGACAGGTTCAAAAATGTCAACGACACGTTGGGGCATCCGGCAGGCGACGAATTGCTGATCCAGGTTGCCAAGCGGCTGACGTCTTCGCTTCGTGATACCGACGTGCTGGCGAGACTCGGTGGCGACGAATTTGCCATCATCCAGGAAAGCGAAAGAGATCAACGGGAAGGTGCGATGGGGTTGGCGCTGAGAATTATCGATATCATCGCTGAGCCGTTCGACCTCAATGGCAACCAGGCCAACATAGGAACCAGCATCGGGATTGCGTTCGCCCCGGAGTGCGGGCTCGACGCCCAGACCCTTCTGAAGAACGCAGATCTGGCGCTCTATGAAGCAAAATCGGAAGGGCGGAACGATTATCGCCTGTTCAAGCCGGAAATGGCCGAGAGCTCGGATGGCCAGAAAGTGCTCGAGCGTGAATTGCGTGAAGCCATCGAAAAGGATGAGTTCGAGTTGTTCTACCAGCCGGTGGTCGACGCAAAAAACGGTTCGATCTGCGGAGCCGAAGCGCTCGTCCGATGGCGGCATCCGCGCAGGGGGTTGATGTCTCCCGATCTTTTCATCCCCCTTGCGGAATCGACCGGCCTCATGATGCCGCTCGGCGGATGGATCCTGCAACGAGCCTGCACCGACGCGGCATCGTGGCCGTCGCACGTCAAGATCGCGGTCAATATTTCCGCGGTTCAATTCAACAACGCGAACATCTTTGACGTCGTGCTCTGTGCGCTGGTCGAATCCGGCCTGCCGCCTGACCGGCTTGAGCTGGAAATCACGGAAACCATGTTGCTGAAGAACGAGCAGGCCTGCCTGCTTTCGATCCGGCAACTGAAAAATCTCGGGATCGCGATCGTTCTGGATGATTTCGGCATCGGTTACTCCGCATCCAGTTACCTGACGAGGATTCCGTTCGACAAGATCAAGATCGACAAGTCTTTTGTTCAAGGCTTTCCGGATCGGCGGGAGTGCGCGGCGATTGTCCATTCGATACTCGCCCTTGCACGGGGACTGGACATGACGATCACAGCTGAAGGCGTGGAACAGCAGGCGCAGTTTGAAGCGCTTCAGGCAGCCGGCATCGATCTCGTTCAAGGTTACCTGTTCGGCCGGCCCGTCCCGCTGCATCGGCTCGATTTGAACGGAGGGTTTCGCAAGAGCGTTGCGTAG